A DNA window from Porphyromonas gingivalis ATCC 33277 contains the following coding sequences:
- a CDS encoding T9SS type A sorting domain-containing protein codes for MKKTTIISLIAFGAFFAAVGQTKDNSSYKPFSKEDIAGGVYSLPTQNRAQKDNAEWLLTATVSTNQSADTHFIFDENNRYIARDIKANGVRKSTDSIYYDANGRISHVDLYISFGGGEPALDTRFKYAYDDEGKMTVREVFMLVMDPNTPISRLEYHYDAQGRLTHWISFAFGAESQKNTYHYNEKGLLVSEVLSNAMGTTYSDTGKTEYSYDDADNMVKAEYFVVQQGKAWQVLKREEYTYEDNICIQYLAINGTDTKVYKRDIESDKSISANVIDIPSMPEQTWPNMYGFNAKRLKETYSSYEGDVATPIFDYIYTYKALTSMATPSTEAQVAVYLNPSTDRLVILANGITHLSMYDLQGKLVRDCALSGDKVEMGVGSLTKGTYLLKVNTDQGAFVRKVVIR; via the coding sequence ATGAAAAAAACAACCATTATTTCTTTGATTGCCTTCGGTGCTTTCTTTGCAGCCGTGGGCCAAACCAAGGACAATTCTTCTTACAAACCTTTTTCGAAAGAAGATATTGCCGGAGGAGTTTACTCTCTCCCGACTCAAAATCGTGCGCAGAAGGACAATGCCGAGTGGCTTCTTACAGCGACTGTCTCCACAAACCAGTCTGCAGATACTCACTTTATCTTCGATGAGAACAACCGCTATATTGCTCGTGACATAAAAGCCAATGGGGTAAGAAAATCCACGGACTCCATTTACTACGATGCCAACGGGCGAATATCGCATGTGGATCTTTATATCTCGTTCGGTGGCGGAGAGCCTGCACTCGACACCCGATTCAAGTACGCCTATGATGACGAGGGAAAGATGACCGTGAGGGAAGTATTCATGCTGGTAATGGATCCGAATACACCTATCTCACGCTTGGAATATCATTATGATGCACAGGGCAGACTGACCCACTGGATTTCTTTTGCTTTCGGGGCAGAATCCCAAAAGAATACGTATCACTATAATGAAAAAGGTCTGTTGGTCAGCGAAGTGCTGAGCAATGCAATGGGGACAACCTATTCAGACACCGGCAAAACGGAATACAGCTATGACGATGCAGATAATATGGTGAAGGCCGAGTACTTCGTCGTCCAGCAAGGAAAGGCATGGCAAGTACTCAAAAGAGAGGAATACACCTATGAGGACAATATCTGCATACAATATTTGGCTATTAACGGTACCGATACGAAGGTGTACAAGCGAGACATCGAGAGCGATAAGTCCATCTCCGCAAATGTCATTGACATTCCGTCAATGCCGGAACAGACCTGGCCTAATATGTACGGATTCAACGCAAAGCGACTGAAAGAGACTTATTCCTCCTACGAAGGAGATGTGGCTACTCCTATATTCGACTATATCTATACGTACAAGGCTCTTACCTCAATGGCAACACCTTCGACAGAAGCTCAGGTAGCAGTCTATCTCAATCCGTCAACGGACCGGTTAGTGATTCTGGCCAACGGCATCACGCATCTGAGCATGTACGACTTGCAGGGTAAGCTTGTTCGTGATTGTGCCTTGAGCGGCGATAAGGTGGAAATGGGTGTCGGATCTTTGACCAAAGGGACATACCTGCTTAAAGTGAATACGGATCAGGGAGCCTTTGTGAGAAAAGTCGTGATTCGATGA
- a CDS encoding hybrid sensor histidine kinase/response regulator transcription factor, with product MLFAIEVGKRMRNMSQYTDAMLYHQKGLNAALNLRDTIVAAQAWNHLGTDSRRIGALAEASDYHYKALSLIESFSGNQNRPAIKARSAALNGIGNINLELGYHDEAEKNFLKALQGEKELDSPLGQAINYANLGRIYRQRKEYDKARTYFLLSLEQNNMAENLMGIGLCSINLGEVDEEKGDYQKALQEYATAYKLMEQLSDRWHWLNSCIPMARINLKQGNERLYQHFISLAEGTAKEINSTSHLIEIYNLQYENLERKKEYKQALETFRLSKTLSDSMSIAHKVSSIQETRFNYERNKSQKELEEIQQVSKAKQEKSKFILLSTLFALFISILLISVLTYAYRQGKKHNKLIKETDKLRSGFFTGITHEFRTPITVIQGLNEKMSSSPDLQASDRTELHKIIDRQSSHMLNLVNQLLDICKIRSGVSTPEWRNGDIVSFVQILIDSFAPYAQAQDITLELQPESKPIVVDFVPSYLQKIISNLLSNAIKYSLAGGRVVISLAKTKNEKNLIIRVADNGIGIDKTDQAHIFDIFYRGQSATEKHGSGVGLSFTNILVENLRGTIKVESQPGKGSAFTISIPTQNQSSSAEILPWLPSSDDIVMPVHVAPDDSPTSPMVAALNHRFEDERPTILLVEDNKDINLLVKLLLCDRYNVLSAANGKEGIALATEHIPDIIITDIMMPIMDGIEMTIRMKQSPLLCHIPIVALTAKSTEQDRLEGIKSGVVSYLCKPFSPEELLMRIEQLLKDRELLKKFYMQKLMLDRKPEEEPQPIDDSSMQFLLAAKDAVSGGIKQNPDFSAQDLAEKMCMSPSQLNRKLTSVVGCSTIGYIQQIKIKLACKLLADESKNISDISIEAGFSDPAYFSRTFKRYMNCSPSQYRQKLLAMPGSGKETV from the coding sequence ATGTTATTCGCGATCGAGGTCGGCAAACGGATGCGTAATATGTCCCAATACACAGATGCGATGCTATATCACCAAAAAGGGTTGAACGCTGCATTGAATCTAAGGGACACCATCGTAGCCGCACAGGCATGGAATCACCTCGGAACGGATAGCCGTCGTATCGGTGCTTTGGCAGAAGCTTCGGATTATCATTACAAGGCTCTTTCCTTGATAGAATCTTTTAGCGGAAACCAGAATAGGCCTGCGATCAAAGCCAGATCGGCGGCCCTGAACGGCATCGGCAACATCAATCTTGAGTTAGGATACCATGATGAGGCCGAAAAGAATTTCCTGAAAGCACTGCAAGGAGAGAAAGAACTCGACAGTCCTCTCGGGCAAGCTATCAACTATGCGAACCTCGGACGTATCTATCGACAACGCAAAGAATACGACAAGGCTCGTACCTACTTCCTCTTGTCTCTGGAGCAGAACAATATGGCAGAGAATCTGATGGGTATCGGACTCTGTAGCATCAATCTCGGAGAAGTAGACGAAGAAAAAGGGGATTATCAAAAGGCTTTGCAAGAGTATGCCACGGCATACAAACTGATGGAACAGTTGTCCGATCGATGGCACTGGCTGAATTCCTGTATCCCGATGGCACGTATCAATCTCAAACAAGGTAACGAAAGGCTCTACCAGCATTTCATTTCTTTGGCCGAAGGGACTGCGAAAGAAATTAATTCGACTTCACATCTGATAGAAATATACAATCTTCAATACGAGAATCTCGAGCGTAAAAAAGAATACAAACAAGCCCTCGAAACATTCCGTCTGAGCAAGACGTTGAGCGACAGCATGTCCATTGCGCACAAGGTCAGCAGCATACAAGAAACGCGATTCAACTACGAACGAAACAAGTCCCAAAAAGAGCTTGAAGAAATACAGCAAGTAAGCAAGGCGAAACAAGAGAAATCGAAGTTCATCCTCTTGAGCACTCTTTTTGCCCTTTTCATCTCGATTCTTTTGATTTCTGTTCTGACATATGCATACCGTCAGGGCAAGAAGCACAACAAGCTGATCAAAGAGACGGATAAGCTTCGCTCCGGCTTTTTCACCGGTATTACACACGAATTTCGTACGCCTATCACCGTCATACAAGGCTTGAATGAGAAGATGAGTTCAAGTCCTGATCTCCAAGCATCGGACAGAACCGAGCTGCACAAGATAATAGACAGACAGAGTAGCCATATGCTGAATTTGGTGAACCAGCTGTTGGATATTTGCAAGATCAGAAGCGGAGTATCCACGCCCGAATGGCGCAATGGCGACATCGTCTCCTTCGTACAGATTCTCATCGATTCGTTTGCACCATACGCACAGGCTCAAGACATAACCTTGGAGCTACAACCCGAGAGCAAACCTATTGTCGTGGACTTCGTCCCCTCCTACTTGCAAAAAATCATATCCAATCTTTTGTCCAATGCCATCAAGTATTCTTTAGCCGGAGGGAGAGTGGTCATATCTCTGGCAAAAACCAAGAATGAAAAAAATCTGATCATACGCGTTGCAGACAATGGCATAGGAATAGATAAAACTGATCAGGCCCATATCTTCGACATCTTCTATCGAGGACAGTCCGCTACCGAAAAGCATGGATCAGGCGTCGGACTCTCGTTTACCAATATACTGGTCGAAAACCTTCGAGGTACGATCAAAGTGGAAAGCCAGCCGGGGAAAGGAAGTGCCTTCACCATCAGTATTCCTACACAAAACCAGTCCTCTTCGGCAGAGATTCTTCCTTGGCTACCCTCCTCCGATGATATTGTCATGCCTGTCCACGTCGCGCCCGATGACTCACCGACATCTCCGATGGTAGCAGCTCTGAATCATCGCTTCGAGGACGAACGTCCGACCATACTGCTCGTCGAGGACAATAAGGATATCAACCTGCTCGTCAAACTCCTCCTTTGCGATCGTTACAATGTGCTATCCGCCGCAAACGGAAAAGAGGGTATAGCCCTCGCTACCGAGCATATTCCCGACATCATCATTACGGATATTATGATGCCGATAATGGATGGGATAGAAATGACAATCCGGATGAAGCAATCGCCTCTGCTCTGTCACATTCCCATTGTCGCTTTGACGGCCAAGAGTACCGAACAGGACAGATTGGAAGGAATCAAAAGCGGTGTAGTCTCTTATCTATGCAAGCCATTCTCTCCGGAGGAGCTTTTGATGCGGATCGAGCAGCTTCTGAAAGACCGTGAGTTGCTCAAGAAGTTCTATATGCAAAAACTCATGCTGGATCGGAAGCCGGAGGAGGAGCCTCAACCGATAGATGACAGCAGTATGCAGTTTCTCCTTGCAGCCAAAGATGCAGTGTCCGGTGGAATCAAACAAAATCCGGATTTTTCCGCTCAAGACTTGGCCGAAAAAATGTGCATGAGTCCATCCCAGCTCAACAGAAAGCTCACGAGTGTCGTAGGTTGCTCCACCATCGGCTACATACAGCAGATCAAGATAAAATTGGCCTGCAAGCTCCTTGCCGATGAGAGCAAAAACATCTCCGACATTAGCATTGAGGCAGGCTTTTCGGATCCGGCTTACTTCTCTCGCACCTTCAAACGCTACATGAACTGCTCTCCTTCCCAATATCGGCAAAAACTCCTTGCCATGCCGGGGAGCGGCAAGGAAACAGTTTGA
- the polA gene encoding DNA polymerase I yields the protein MTERLFLLDAYALIFRAYYAFIRSPRIDSTGRDTGAVFGFALTLLDILEKESPEHIAVVFDPPGGSFRHREYAEYKAQREETPEGIRIAVPLIKEMLAAFRIPAVEVPDFEADDTIGTLAKQAEEQGLAVRMVTPDKDFGQLVSERIKIYRPKSGGGYETWGPAEVCEKFGLSIPGQMIDYLGLVGDSSDNIPGCKGIGAKTAEKLLAEYGSIDGIYAHQDELKGAVAKKIQEGEEQTRFSRYLATIRTDAPIVFDSEAYRRTSPDMAAVRECFAALEFRTLLKRLESTPADAPATDLFAGMVQAQEPPTDLFGEGTDATGLPLKKLTDVPHEYTILETEEEIADCIRMFSSTPCFSFDTETDSKDALRANIVAITLCAESGRAFFIPLPEDEEIGKRRLDLLRPLFADTAIGKVGQNMKYDIQVLSRYGIEVRGQLFDTMIAHYLLFPDLRHNMDEMAETLLGYRTIHYSDLVGSDKQEVHIRQVPLQNLADYAMEDADITWQLYERLNAMLSEAGMTSLFESIEMPLVPVLVDMERSGVKLDTEVLRRTASRLGEEMQRIEDEIYRLAGHSFNINSPSQVGTVLFEELQITEKPKKTKSGSYSTNEEILVKLQEKHPIVRLILDYRGIKKLLSTYVEALPEMRYPDGKLHTSFNQTVATTGRLSSSNPNLQNIPIRTEVGRGLRAAFVPDNDECIFMSADYSQIELRLMAHLSEDESLIQAFLHGEDIHRATASKIYRLPLVEVTDDMRRRAKTANFGIIYGISAFGLSERLNISRTEAKALIEGYFASYPGVKAYMDRSIAEAKRQGYVTTLFGRKRFLRDINSANAVVRGYAERNAINAPIQGSAADLIKLAMIRIHEEITERKLRSRMILQVHDELNFNVLRPEAAEVRELVRSCMEGVMPSLRVPLIAEIGEGANWLEAH from the coding sequence ATGACCGAGCGACTTTTCCTTCTTGATGCTTATGCTCTCATCTTTCGTGCCTATTATGCTTTCATCCGTAGTCCGCGGATCGACTCTACCGGTCGTGACACCGGAGCTGTATTCGGCTTTGCCCTGACCTTATTGGATATACTGGAGAAGGAGTCGCCAGAGCATATTGCCGTGGTTTTCGATCCTCCGGGAGGTAGTTTTCGTCATCGCGAGTATGCAGAGTACAAGGCTCAACGAGAGGAAACGCCGGAAGGTATTCGCATCGCCGTTCCGTTGATTAAAGAGATGTTGGCCGCTTTCCGTATTCCTGCTGTAGAAGTGCCGGACTTTGAAGCAGACGACACGATAGGTACTTTGGCCAAACAAGCCGAAGAGCAAGGGCTTGCCGTCAGAATGGTAACGCCCGATAAGGATTTCGGCCAGCTGGTGTCGGAGCGAATCAAGATCTATCGACCTAAGTCGGGTGGTGGCTATGAAACATGGGGGCCGGCAGAAGTCTGCGAAAAGTTCGGACTTTCCATCCCCGGGCAAATGATAGATTACCTCGGCCTCGTGGGAGACAGCTCGGACAATATACCCGGATGTAAAGGCATTGGAGCGAAAACAGCTGAGAAGCTACTGGCTGAGTATGGAAGCATAGACGGCATATACGCCCACCAAGATGAATTGAAAGGAGCTGTAGCCAAGAAAATTCAGGAGGGGGAAGAGCAAACGCGCTTCTCGCGCTACTTGGCCACCATCCGCACGGATGCTCCTATTGTTTTCGATTCCGAAGCCTATCGACGTACTTCGCCCGATATGGCAGCCGTTCGTGAATGCTTCGCTGCACTGGAATTTCGCACTTTGCTGAAACGGTTGGAGAGTACACCTGCCGATGCCCCTGCGACAGACCTGTTTGCCGGCATGGTACAGGCACAAGAGCCTCCGACAGATTTGTTCGGAGAAGGCACCGATGCTACAGGACTTCCTCTAAAGAAACTGACAGACGTACCACATGAATATACGATTCTCGAAACCGAGGAAGAGATAGCGGATTGCATCCGAATGTTCTCTTCCACACCTTGTTTCTCATTCGACACAGAGACCGACTCGAAAGATGCACTTCGGGCCAATATCGTTGCCATCACGCTATGTGCCGAGTCGGGACGGGCTTTCTTCATACCGCTGCCGGAAGACGAAGAAATCGGAAAACGCAGATTAGATCTCTTGCGTCCGCTTTTTGCCGATACAGCTATCGGCAAAGTCGGTCAGAATATGAAGTATGACATCCAAGTACTCTCCCGATATGGTATAGAAGTACGCGGACAGCTATTCGATACGATGATAGCACACTACCTCCTCTTTCCCGATCTCCGCCACAATATGGATGAGATGGCGGAGACGTTGCTGGGCTATCGCACCATCCACTACTCGGATCTTGTCGGAAGCGACAAACAGGAGGTGCACATCCGTCAGGTACCATTGCAGAATCTGGCAGACTATGCCATGGAAGACGCCGATATTACTTGGCAGCTATATGAACGCCTCAATGCTATGCTCTCCGAGGCCGGGATGACCTCCTTATTCGAAAGTATAGAGATGCCACTCGTGCCGGTGCTTGTCGATATGGAACGCTCCGGCGTAAAGCTGGACACGGAGGTGCTCCGACGCACAGCTTCCAGACTTGGCGAAGAGATGCAGCGAATCGAAGATGAAATCTACCGTTTGGCCGGACACTCATTCAATATCAACAGTCCCTCTCAAGTGGGAACCGTGCTCTTCGAGGAACTGCAAATTACCGAAAAGCCCAAAAAGACGAAGTCCGGCAGCTACTCTACAAACGAAGAAATTCTGGTCAAGCTACAGGAAAAGCATCCCATCGTGCGTCTCATACTGGACTATAGAGGAATCAAAAAACTACTCAGTACCTATGTAGAAGCTCTGCCGGAGATGCGCTACCCCGATGGTAAGCTGCATACCTCGTTCAATCAGACCGTCGCTACCACGGGACGTCTCTCCAGCAGCAATCCTAATCTGCAAAACATTCCGATCCGGACCGAAGTCGGGAGGGGGCTGAGGGCTGCTTTCGTACCGGACAATGACGAATGTATTTTCATGAGCGCAGACTATTCTCAGATCGAGCTGCGGCTGATGGCGCATCTGAGTGAAGACGAGAGCTTGATACAGGCTTTCCTCCATGGAGAAGACATCCACCGAGCCACAGCCTCCAAAATATACAGGCTGCCTCTTGTAGAAGTCACGGATGACATGCGCCGCCGAGCTAAAACGGCCAACTTCGGGATCATCTACGGCATCTCTGCTTTCGGGCTTAGCGAACGGCTCAATATCTCCCGTACAGAAGCCAAGGCCTTGATCGAAGGTTACTTTGCCTCTTACCCGGGGGTTAAAGCGTATATGGATCGGAGTATTGCCGAAGCCAAGCGACAGGGCTACGTCACCACACTGTTCGGTCGCAAGCGATTCCTCCGGGACATAAACAGTGCCAATGCCGTCGTCCGCGGCTATGCAGAGCGGAATGCCATCAATGCCCCTATACAAGGCTCTGCTGCCGACCTGATCAAGCTGGCGATGATCAGAATACACGAGGAAATCACTGAGCGTAAGCTGCGGAGCCGAATGATCCTGCAAGTGCACGACGAACTCAACTTCAACGTTCTTCGTCCTGAAGCTGCAGAAGTTCGCGAGCTTGTACGCTCGTGTATGGAGGGGGTGATGCCCTCTTTGCGTGTTCCTCTGATAGCCGAGATCGGCGAAGGAGCCAATTGGCTGGAGGCGCACTGA
- a CDS encoding alpha amylase C-terminal domain-containing protein — protein sequence MRIIEQDPWLRPYESVIESRLKYARKRETDLTGGRSGGLSNFANGHLYYGLHQDGDSWVIREFAPEATAVYLIGELSRWRRLPQFRFAPVDEAGSWELRLPCRLLPHGSRYRLFFEWPGGEGERIPAWCNRVEQDPETYLFYAQVWVPDTPYEMKHPHPNRKDEPLLIYECHIGMSSEEEKVSTYEEFRRNILPRICKDGYNAIQLMAIQEHPYYASFGYHVSSFFAPSSRFGTPEDLKRLIDEAHALGLYVIMDLVHSHAVKNEVEGLGLYDGTHTLFFHEGNRGLHPAWDSYCFDYGKDNVLHFLLSNCKYWLTEFGFDGFRFDGVTSMLYYSHGLGDRFDNYDSYYNGHQDGDAIAYLILANKLIHELCPDAITIAEEVSGMPGLALPLADGGYGFDYRLAMNIPDFWIKLIKEHRDEDWNPGDIWYQLTNRRQEEKTISYAESHDQALVGDKTIIFRLINADMYWYMNKQSCVHSVDRGIALLKMIRLFTATTMNGGYLNFMGNEFGHPEWIDFPREGNGWSYKYARRQWSLADSPFLRYAGLHLFDQDMIAMIRSVESFHKLPLREYWLKREEQVICYGRGNFFFVFNFHPERSYSDYPIPLPAGKYSVAMSTDARKYEGFGRVDEWVEHFTLPDGSKDRFTHEQYLNLYLPARSALILKFTE from the coding sequence ATGAGAATAATCGAACAAGATCCTTGGCTGCGCCCATATGAATCAGTAATAGAAAGCAGACTGAAGTATGCTCGCAAACGAGAGACGGATTTGACCGGAGGAAGATCCGGCGGATTGAGCAACTTCGCCAATGGACATCTCTATTACGGTCTTCATCAGGACGGGGATTCGTGGGTGATTCGTGAGTTCGCGCCCGAAGCCACGGCCGTATATCTGATCGGCGAACTTTCGCGCTGGCGTAGATTGCCACAGTTTCGGTTTGCGCCTGTGGATGAAGCGGGTTCATGGGAATTGCGACTTCCATGCCGACTGCTTCCGCATGGCTCTCGCTACAGGCTCTTCTTCGAATGGCCCGGTGGCGAAGGAGAGAGGATACCGGCTTGGTGCAACCGTGTAGAACAGGATCCTGAAACTTATCTTTTCTACGCCCAAGTGTGGGTGCCGGATACTCCCTATGAAATGAAACACCCTCATCCTAACCGTAAGGACGAGCCTTTGCTAATTTATGAATGTCATATCGGGATGTCGTCCGAGGAGGAGAAGGTCAGCACATACGAAGAGTTTCGACGGAATATCCTCCCCCGTATCTGCAAGGACGGCTATAATGCCATACAGCTCATGGCGATACAGGAGCATCCTTATTACGCGTCGTTCGGCTATCATGTGTCGAGTTTCTTTGCTCCGAGCAGTCGTTTTGGAACGCCCGAAGATCTCAAGCGTCTGATTGATGAAGCCCACGCTCTCGGCCTCTACGTGATCATGGATCTGGTGCATTCGCATGCAGTCAAGAACGAGGTCGAAGGCTTGGGCTTGTATGACGGCACGCATACCCTTTTCTTCCATGAAGGCAATCGCGGACTCCATCCGGCTTGGGATTCGTATTGCTTCGACTATGGTAAGGACAACGTACTGCACTTCCTCCTTTCCAACTGCAAATACTGGCTGACAGAGTTTGGATTCGACGGCTTCCGTTTCGATGGTGTGACGTCCATGCTATACTATAGTCATGGACTCGGTGATAGGTTCGACAATTACGACAGCTATTACAACGGCCATCAGGACGGCGATGCTATTGCCTATCTGATCTTGGCCAACAAACTCATTCACGAACTTTGCCCCGATGCAATCACGATAGCCGAAGAGGTAAGCGGCATGCCCGGATTAGCTCTTCCCTTGGCAGATGGGGGATATGGCTTTGACTACCGTTTAGCCATGAATATCCCCGATTTCTGGATCAAGCTCATCAAAGAGCATCGAGACGAAGACTGGAATCCCGGCGACATCTGGTATCAACTGACCAATCGCCGTCAGGAGGAAAAGACGATCAGCTATGCCGAGAGTCATGATCAGGCTTTGGTCGGGGACAAGACAATCATATTTCGCCTGATCAATGCCGATATGTATTGGTATATGAACAAGCAGAGTTGTGTACATAGCGTGGACAGAGGCATTGCACTGCTGAAGATGATCCGTCTCTTCACTGCCACGACGATGAATGGTGGTTATCTCAATTTCATGGGCAATGAATTCGGACATCCCGAGTGGATAGACTTCCCTCGCGAAGGGAATGGCTGGTCGTACAAGTATGCCCGCAGGCAGTGGAGTCTGGCCGATAGTCCTTTCTTGCGCTATGCAGGTCTGCACTTGTTTGATCAGGATATGATAGCCATGATACGATCGGTGGAGAGCTTTCACAAACTCCCATTGCGCGAATACTGGCTCAAGAGAGAAGAGCAGGTGATCTGTTACGGTCGAGGCAATTTCTTCTTCGTTTTCAATTTTCACCCCGAACGTTCTTATTCGGATTATCCCATCCCTCTTCCGGCCGGTAAGTATTCGGTAGCGATGAGTACCGATGCACGGAAGTACGAAGGTTTCGGTCGTGTGGACGAATGGGTGGAGCATTTTACTCTTCCGGATGGGAGTAAAGATCGGTTTACCCATGAACAGTATTTGAACCTCTATCTGCCGGCTCGCTCTGCTCTCATCCTGAAGTTTACCGAATGA
- a CDS encoding cation:proton antiporter: protein MKQSGTAAHKLTIFYVGMLLLFLIGLWLFATIGKELETNVVDKAMSLRGRGGLVGAFDSFSESVHHHFTDTIGVLLLQIIVILTVARLVAWFFGKIGQPTVIGEIVAGILLGPSLLGAVWPEAYEVLFPLSALANLELLSQFGLILFMFVIGMELNINDIKPRFSQSMIISHAGIFIPFLLGLLISYMTYKDYAADTTTFLPYGLFIGISMSITAFPVLARIIQERQLGKSHLGMLSISTAAAGDISAWLMLAGVMAITQSGSFLSAIYNFLFLILYLLVIFGLVRPFFKVIGRLYDNQEVVSKTMIGFIFVLLLASAYATELLSMHALFGAFMLGLVMPENVQFRKILTEKVEDVSLTLFLPLFFVSSGLQTKLGLLDSASLWLLTGAFTLIAIIGKFGGTYVAARFCGERKKASLYLGAFMNTRGLMELVVLAIGRELGILPPVIFTILVMMTLITTFMTTPLLRLIDLFFKRETELENAALQKENSGAVLLSFGRASSGAHLLHATDLLMHRGDEKPSVTALHITVGSDTNLTSSEVYEERAFAPIREESDRRRLPIRTLHHHMFEHPEAEVVRTVNAGGYSFLLVGAGINLSDRKSDRELLYFRKKLQRKLGPISIATPEALLNAHEMLRDKMHYFIEQTQCSVGIFIHRGFKHAGKVLLLMENEGDEELLSYARSLARNNGSVLDVLPETDGLPPTLSMGENRLKAGLPSTINISSYHFMLVSYRYWLRFAGECPSVIEHLPSTIIIHHRNDRSSTLKATMI, encoded by the coding sequence ATGAAACAATCGGGGACGGCTGCACACAAGCTAACGATATTCTATGTCGGTATGCTTCTTCTCTTTTTGATCGGACTTTGGCTTTTCGCCACTATCGGGAAAGAGTTGGAAACCAATGTAGTCGACAAAGCGATGTCCCTTCGAGGGCGAGGTGGATTGGTCGGTGCTTTCGATTCTTTCAGCGAATCGGTACATCACCATTTCACGGACACTATCGGTGTCTTGTTGTTGCAGATCATCGTTATTCTTACGGTGGCGAGGCTCGTGGCGTGGTTTTTCGGGAAAATCGGCCAGCCCACTGTAATCGGTGAAATCGTGGCGGGAATACTCCTCGGCCCATCTCTCTTGGGAGCGGTTTGGCCGGAGGCTTATGAAGTCCTTTTCCCCTTGTCCGCTTTGGCCAATCTGGAGCTGCTCAGTCAGTTCGGCCTCATCCTGTTTATGTTTGTCATTGGCATGGAGCTGAATATCAATGACATTAAGCCTCGCTTCAGCCAGTCGATGATCATCAGTCATGCAGGTATCTTTATCCCCTTTCTCTTAGGCTTGCTGATCAGCTATATGACATATAAGGATTATGCAGCCGATACCACGACTTTTCTCCCCTATGGCCTCTTTATCGGTATCTCGATGAGCATCACGGCTTTTCCCGTATTGGCCAGAATCATACAAGAGCGTCAATTAGGGAAAAGCCATCTCGGGATGCTTTCTATCAGTACAGCTGCAGCAGGGGATATTTCTGCATGGTTGATGCTCGCCGGAGTAATGGCCATTACGCAGAGTGGCAGCTTTCTCAGTGCCATATACAACTTTCTCTTCCTCATCCTGTACCTCTTGGTTATATTCGGACTTGTGCGACCTTTCTTCAAGGTGATCGGACGACTTTATGACAATCAGGAGGTCGTGAGCAAGACGATGATCGGCTTTATTTTCGTTTTGCTATTGGCAAGTGCCTACGCTACGGAACTATTGAGTATGCATGCCCTTTTCGGAGCTTTCATGCTCGGATTGGTAATGCCCGAGAATGTCCAATTCCGCAAGATTTTGACAGAGAAGGTAGAAGACGTTTCTCTCACCCTTTTTCTCCCCCTGTTTTTTGTCAGTTCCGGTTTGCAAACGAAGTTGGGGTTGCTGGACAGTGCCTCCCTGTGGCTACTGACAGGTGCTTTCACCTTGATTGCCATTATCGGCAAATTCGGCGGTACGTATGTGGCTGCAAGGTTCTGTGGAGAGAGGAAGAAAGCATCGCTTTACTTAGGGGCGTTCATGAATACGCGTGGCCTGATGGAGCTTGTCGTACTGGCCATCGGACGCGAGCTTGGCATCCTCCCCCCGGTTATATTCACAATTCTGGTGATGATGACCCTGATCACCACTTTCATGACGACTCCCCTGCTCCGACTCATAGATCTTTTCTTCAAACGCGAGACCGAGCTTGAGAATGCAGCACTTCAGAAAGAGAATAGCGGGGCCGTATTGCTTTCGTTCGGAAGGGCTTCGAGTGGTGCACATTTGCTTCATGCCACAGACCTCTTGATGCATCGGGGCGATGAGAAACCCTCTGTTACGGCTCTTCATATCACTGTCGGGAGCGACACGAATCTGACTTCTTCGGAAGTATATGAAGAAAGAGCTTTTGCTCCTATCCGAGAAGAAAGCGATCGCAGACGACTCCCCATCAGAACACTGCATCACCACATGTTCGAGCATCCGGAGGCTGAGGTAGTACGTACGGTCAATGCCGGTGGATATAGCTTCTTGCTTGTCGGTGCAGGGATCAATTTGTCCGATCGTAAGAGTGACAGGGAATTGCTGTATTTCCGCAAAAAACTGCAGAGAAAGTTAGGCCCTATCTCCATAGCCACTCCGGAAGCTCTCTTGAATGCGCATGAAATGCTGAGAGACAAGATGCACTACTTCATCGAGCAGACGCAATGCAGTGTGGGTATTTTTATTCATCGTGGATTCAAGCATGCGGGTAAGGTCTTGCTCCTGATGGAGAATGAAGGTGACGAAGAACTCCTCTCTTATGCTCGTTCGTTGGCTCGCAACAATGGCAGTGTGCTCGATGTACTACCCGAGACTGATGGTTTACCGCCGACTCTATCCATGGGAGAAAACAGACTGAAAGCCGGATTGCCATCGACAATCAATATCAGCAGCTACCACTTTATGCTCGTCAGCTACCGCTATTGGTTGCGTTTTGCCGGTGAGTGTCCGAGTGTGATCGAGCACTTGCCCTCTACCATCATTATCCATCATCGAAATGACCGCTCTTCGACATTGAAAGCTACAATGATATGA